The Candidatus Omnitrophota bacterium DNA segment AAAGATCATAAAGCCAACAGGGCAGTGATAGAAGTTCTATCTAATTATTTCAGTGTCTCAAAATCCCAGATAAGAATTATCTGGGATTTTTATTCAAAACAAAAGTATATAGAAGTTGTTTTCTAACATATCTTATCCACAGATACTCCCATAATAGTCTATCCACAAGAGATATCTCTATCAAGATCCCCAGTATCCAAAAAATTATATGATGTTATTCTTTTTAGATAAAAATTATCTTGACAAAATAAAAAAGGCAATGTATATTATTAGCATATGCTAATAATGAGGAACTAGAATATGCCAAGGCCATTTAAATGTAGATTTATAAGATGTAGGCCCCAAGTAAATTATTTTAAGCCAAGAGGCATTTCTTTAGATAATCTTGAGGAAATTAACCTAACCCTTGATGAATTAGAAGCTATACGGCTTGCAGATTTAGAAGGGTTGTATCAGGAAGATGCGGCAGTAAAGATGGGTATTTCACGCCAGACCTTTGGCAATATTATAGATAGTGCCCACAAAAAGATAGCAGACGCCCTTTTAAATGCAAAGGCGCTAAAAATAGAAGGAGGTGTATATAAGATGGCAGGAATGAGAAAATTCATTTGTTATGGTTGTAATCATACTTGGGAGATTCCTTATGGAACAGGAAGGCCCCAAGAATGTCCTCAATGTAAAAGTACGAATATCCATC contains these protein-coding regions:
- a CDS encoding DUF167 domain-containing protein, whose amino-acid sequence is MKISVKVKPNAKQEKIEKISENKFQVWVKEPPKDHKANRAVIEVLSNYFSVSKSQIRIIWDFYSKQKYIEVVF
- a CDS encoding DUF134 domain-containing protein, with the protein product MPRPFKCRFIRCRPQVNYFKPRGISLDNLEEINLTLDELEAIRLADLEGLYQEDAAVKMGISRQTFGNIIDSAHKKIADALLNAKALKIEGGVYKMAGMRKFICYGCNHTWEIPYGTGRPQECPQCKSTNIHRHPDDRGYARGGGPGYGRGRCRRY